From the Mahella australiensis 50-1 BON genome, the window CCAAAAGATAACGGTGGATAGAATACAAAAGATCGTCAGCAACTACTTTAATATGAAGCCCGACGATTTTAAGGCTAAAAAGCGAAGCAGAGCGATATCATACCCTCGTCAGATAGCCATGTATCTCTGCCGCGAGATGACCGACCTATCACTTCCTAAGATAGGCGAGGAATTCGGCGGCAGAGACCATACTACCGTTATACATGCTTGCGAGAAGATAATGGGTGATATGGAAAAAGAGCCGGAGATAAAACTGACCATAAACGAACTAAAGAAACGCATACAAAGCAACTAAAGTTATCAACATTATCCACATAATACATGTGGATAATCTGTTCGTTTATTATGGCAAACACTGGGCTATAAGCAATCTGTGGAGCATGTGCACAGCGTACATGACATATCCATAGAGCTATCAACATAAAAGATATGCTGTAACAGTGGTTGATATGCGCTTATCCACAAATCAACAGCCCCTATTATTACTACTACTATTTAAATATATCTATCACACAGAAAAGAAGGAGAAAGATAATGATAATAACATGTGAAAAAGATGACTTGGTCAATGCATTGAGCATAGCAGAAAAAGCATTACCCTCAAAAACCATAATACCCATGTTAAACAACATTATAATAGAAACCGTTGATGATGCTACACACTTAAAGTCTACTGATACTGAAATAAGTATAGATACAGTATTAAATGGAAATATAATAGATCAAGGGAGCGTTGCATTAAACGGTAGGCTATTTATAGATATAGCCAGGAGCTTACCTAAAGAGCAAGTGACTATCAAGGTAGATGACCATAATGAAGCCTCTATAAAATGCGGGCTGTCGGAAATATCTATTAAAGGAATGGGGACAGTGGATTTTCCACAGTTGCCGGTTATCTCTAATGGTATGAGCTTTAATATAAGCAGTACAATATTTCGCGACATGATAAGGCAAACAGCGTTTTCCATAGCACCTCCAGATGATAACAGGGAGGTACTTACAGGAGAGCTTTTGAAATTCGAAAACGATGAGATAATGCTGGTATCAGTAGATGGTTACAGAATATCCATACGGTATGAAGAAATAAGCGAAATACCGGATCGTCAGTTCGAGGCTGTTATACCGGGTAAAGCACTCATGGAACTAATGAGGATACTGCCGCCCACTCAAGAAAATTTGAATATAAAGATAGATGACAAACGAGCTGCGTTCACTATAAACGGTACTGTAATGACTGCTCAGCTATTGAACAGCAAATTTATAAACTATGAGGATATATTGCTACCGGAATTATCTGAAACCAAGACCACGATTACGGTCAACAGAGCCGACTTGTTGAGCGCTGCTGAACGCGCTATGCTAGTAGCTAAAGAAGGGAAAAGTTCCTTGATCAAGCTGAGCATATCGGAACATGGAATGGTCCTCACATCAAATGCTGATATAGGTAAGGTACACGAGGATATCCCTATAGATATCAATGGTTCTGCTATAGAAATAGCATTTAACGGTCGGTATTTAACCGATCCGCTTAAAGTGGTAGATGATGAACAAGTATTGATGAAGTTTAATAGCGATGTAAGCCCATGCATAATAGAACCAGTAGATGGCAAAAGCTTTTTGTATTTGGTTTTGCCCGTAAGAATGGGATAAGAGGTAAGGGTATTGTATATTAAAGAATTAACGTTAACTGATTATAGAAACTACAATAACGTTAAGATAAACTTTAATATCGGCATAAATGTATTTTGGGGAGATAACGGTGCAGGCAAGACTAATATACTGGAGGCAATATATCTTACAAGTGCCGGCCGATCTCATAGGACCTCACGCGATAAAGATATGATAAGGCAAGGAGCACAAGATGCTTTCATAAACATCAAGGTTATCCGAAAGGATGGCGAGATTGATGTAAATATGATGATACCTCAAAACGGTTCTAAGCGTATAAAGGTCAATGGTAAATATATAAACCGTATAGCCCAATTGATGGGGATCGTAACCGCTGTTATATTCTCACCCGAAGACTTGAAATTGGTCAAAGAAGGACCGGAGGAGCGCAGGCGTTTCATAGATATATTTATATCCCAGATAAAACCGGATTATCTGTATAATCTCCAAAAATATTATAAAATCTTAGAAAACAGGAATAAGACGTTAAAGGATATAAAATACGGCCATGCATCGCGCGATCTCCTTGCCGTATGGAACGAACAATTAGCATATATAGGCACCGAGCTTTTGGAACAAAGATTATATTTTGTGGATAAGATATGCGCCGAAGTCTCGGATATACATGAGTATATAACCGACCATAAAGAAAACTTGAAGTTAAGATATAAAAGTACATTAAGCCTTAGCGGCAATATAAAGCAAAACT encodes:
- the dnaN gene encoding DNA polymerase III subunit beta, which produces MIITCEKDDLVNALSIAEKALPSKTIIPMLNNIIIETVDDATHLKSTDTEISIDTVLNGNIIDQGSVALNGRLFIDIARSLPKEQVTIKVDDHNEASIKCGLSEISIKGMGTVDFPQLPVISNGMSFNISSTIFRDMIRQTAFSIAPPDDNREVLTGELLKFENDEIMLVSVDGYRISIRYEEISEIPDRQFEAVIPGKALMELMRILPPTQENLNIKIDDKRAAFTINGTVMTAQLLNSKFINYEDILLPELSETKTTITVNRADLLSAAERAMLVAKEGKSSLIKLSISEHGMVLTSNADIGKVHEDIPIDINGSAIEIAFNGRYLTDPLKVVDDEQVLMKFNSDVSPCIIEPVDGKSFLYLVLPVRMG
- the recF gene encoding DNA replication/repair protein RecF (All proteins in this family for which functions are known are DNA-binding proteins that assist the filamentation of RecA onto DNA for the initiation of recombination or recombinational repair.), which encodes MYIKELTLTDYRNYNNVKINFNIGINVFWGDNGAGKTNILEAIYLTSAGRSHRTSRDKDMIRQGAQDAFINIKVIRKDGEIDVNMMIPQNGSKRIKVNGKYINRIAQLMGIVTAVIFSPEDLKLVKEGPEERRRFIDIFISQIKPDYLYNLQKYYKILENRNKTLKDIKYGHASRDLLAVWNEQLAYIGTELLEQRLYFVDKICAEVSDIHEYITDHKENLKLRYKSTLSLSGNIKQNFISALNQRFDADINMGTTTIGPHRDDMIILVNDMDMRYYGSQGQQRTAALSLKLGQLEVTEDLIGESPVLLLDDVMSELDIMRQNMLMSYMKRYQTMMTCIRKSDYLEQYDKKTFFYVENGQVSI